The Falco peregrinus isolate bFalPer1 chromosome 12, bFalPer1.pri, whole genome shotgun sequence genome has a segment encoding these proteins:
- the HLTF gene encoding helicase-like transcription factor isoform X1, which yields MLLPPGEGRSRSGLFLAPRVFIGQRLRRPWQGLASPVRAAERGFAAGKRSLRLAGRGGPAAAMSRRLLKDYARGGSQYNICRGERKYSLSSSSDFYSSLGLEDFLSVGDTYGTEEDTDMAILYGTLRGSVVGLRYYTGIVNNNEMVALQREPNNPYDKNAVKVNNVNGDQVGHIKKELAAALAGIMDNKLAVVEGVVPYGAKNAFTMPVQMSFWGREENKEIVLDQLKRHGFKLALPLKVGSECGFGSKWISGRAGPSYNAPVHAAVQLTTNQLKSEFDKLFEDLKEDDKTCEMEGAEAVGTPLLPHQKQALAWMVSRENSNDLPPFWEERSNFYYNILTNFAEKQRPENVLGGILADDMGLGKTLTTIALILTNFQDGKPLPVEKITSDKFYEVSGTNTMNNVGRRLCKDSSNVMEPGVSKVKKLETTLLEYSSCLPKRDKAKKRRYSGSSDLGESEEWLLQQTETTSCVIQEDTGLLPSSTCLKRQTKRKGIASFQSVKKKYSDDGPRATLIVCPLSVLSSWIDEFEQHIHQDFHVNIYVHYGSDRSKDPSVLSEQDIVLTTYNTLATDYGIRGDSPLHKVKWLRIVLDEGHTIRNPNAQQTKAALNLEAHRRWVLTGTPIQNSVKDLWSLISFLKLKPFTDREWWHRTIQRPVTMGAPGGLGRLQSLIRTITLRRTKTSKVNGKPILELPERRVLIQYVTLTEEERQIYQSVKKEGKAAISGFFSEGTVLTHYADILGVLLRLRQLCCHPRLCINTSSSFSADNKIPEELHETLVRKMKLVLSSGSDEECAVCLESLTLPVITHCAHVFCKPCIFEVIRREQPNAKCPFCRNELRVEHLVECPLEEEIDSSNRKKLDQEWISSSKINALMHALIELRRDNPTAKCLVVSQFTTFLSLMENPLKESGFAFTRLDGSMAQKKRVEAIRCFQSSQAGSPTVMLLSLKAGGVGLNLTAASRVFLMDPAWNPAAEDQCFDRCHRLGQKHNVVITKFIVKNSVEENMLKIQNKKRELAAGAFATKKPSATEVKQTKINEIKALIDL from the exons atgctgctgccgcCCGGGGAGGGGCGAAGCAGAAGCGGTCTCTTCCTGGCGCCCCGCGTCTTCATTGGCCAGCGCCTACGGCGTCCCTGGCAGGGATTGGCATCGCCGGTGCGGGCTGCGGAGCGCGGGTTCGCGGCCGGGAAGCGCTCGCTGCGCCTTGCGGGCCGCGGGGGCCCAGCTGCCGCCATGTCGCGGAGGCTGCTCAA AGATTATGCAAGAGGAGGCTCTCAGTATAACATctgcagaggagagagaaaatattccctttcttcctcttcgGACTTTTACTCCAGTCTTGGATTGGAAGACTTCCTCTCTGTAGGTGACACTTACGGAACAGAGGAGGACACAGACATGGCTATCCTTTATGGAACTTTGCGAGGAAGTGTTGTTGGGTTACGATACTACACGGGGATT GTTAATAACAATGAAATGGTTGCACTTCAGAGGGAGCCCAATAATCCTTATGataaaaatgcagtgaaagtAAATAATGTGAACGGAGACCAAGTAGGCCATATAAAAAAAGAACTAGCGGCAGCATTGGCAGGCATTATGGACAACAAACTAGCAGTAGTTGAAGG GGTTGTCCCTTATGGAGCAAAAAATGCCTTTACCATGCCTGTACAAATGAGCTtttggggaagagaagaaaacaaggaaatagTGCTAGATCAGCTGAAAAGGCACGGATTTAAATTGGCTCTCCCCCTGAAAG TAGGTTCAGAATGTGGTTTTGGATCAAAGTGGATTTCTGGGAGAGCTGGTCCAAGTTACAATGCTCCGGTTCATGCTGCTGTGCAGTTGACGACTAACCAG CTTAAAAGTGAATTTGACAAATTGTTTGAGGATCTGAAGGAAGATGATAAAACTTGTGAAATGGAAGGAGCAGAG GCTGTTGGCACGCCCTTGCTTCCCCACCAGAAGCAGGCTTTAGCCTGGATGGTTTCACGTGAGAACAGTAATGATTTGCCACCGTTTTGGGAAGAGAGAAGTAACTTCTATTACAATATACTTacaaattttgcagaaaagcagcgACCTGAAAATGTTCTTGGAGGAATACTGGCTGATGATATGGGACTG GGGAAAACGCTCACTACTATTGCATTGATTCTCACAAATTTTCAAGATGGCAAGCCTCTTCCTGTTGAAAAGATCACAAGTGATAAGTTTTATGAG GTATCTGGTACTAACACCATGAACAACGTTGGACGCAGACTATGTAAAG ACTCTAGCAATGTGATGGAGCCTGGAGTTTCTAAAGTAAAGAAGCTTGAAACTACTCTGTTGGAATACTCAAGTTGTCTTCCAAAAAG AGATAAAGCCAAGAAACGCAGATATTCAGGAAGCAGTGACTTGGGAGAGTCCGAAGAATGGCTACTGCAACAAACAGAAA CAACTTCCTGTGTTATCCAAGAAGACACAGGCCTTCTACCTTCATCTACTtgtttaaaaagacaaacaaagagaaaag gTATCGCTAGCTTTCAGTCAGTTAAGAAGAAATACTCTGATGATGGCCCCAGAGCAACACTGATCGTATGCCCGCTGTCTGTTTTAAGCAGTTGGATT GACGAATTTGAACAACATATCCATCAAGattttcatgtaaatatttatgttcATTATGGTTCTGACCGTAGCAAAGACCCATCAGTTCTTTCAGAACAAGACATTGTACTGACAACATATAACACCTTAGCTACTGATTATGGA ATCAGAGGTGACAGCCCTTTACACAAAGTCAAGTGGCTGAGAATTGTGTTGGATGAGGGGCACACTATACGAAATCCAAATGCTCAGCAGACTAAAGCTGCCTTAAATCTGGAGGCACACAGAAGATGGGTACTTACAG gCACTCCTATCCAGAATTCTGTAAAGGATTTGTGGTCTCTTATTTCCTTCTTAAAACTGAAACCTTTCACTGATCGAGAGTGGTGGCACAGAACAATTCAACGTCCAGTCACAATGGGAGCTCCAGGAGGACTTGG gCGTTTGCAGTCTCTGATTAGGACTATTACCCTTAGAAGAACTAAAACAAGTAAAGTTAATGGAAAACCCATTTTGGAGTTACCGGAACGTAGAGTACTTATTCAATATGTTACGCTGACTGAGGAAGAGAGACAAATTTATCAGTCTGTGAAGAAGGAAGGCAAAGCTGCTATTAGCGG atttttcagtgaaGGGACTGTACTAACTCACTATGCTGACATCCTTGGTGTCCTGCTCAGATTGAGGCAGCTTTGTTGTCATCCTCGTCTTTGTATAAATACATCTTCTAGTTTTTCAGCTG ATAATAAAATTCCTGAAGAACTGCATGAGACGTTAGTGAGGAAAATGAAGTTGGTTCTGAGCTCTGGTTCAGATGAAGAATGTGCAGTTTGCTTGGAATCGCTGACTCTTCCTGTGATAACACACTGTGCGCATGTGTTCTGTAAACCATGTATTTTTGAAGTCATCAGAAGAGAACAG CCAAATGCCAAATGCCCGTTCTGTAGGAATGAGCTTCGAGTGGAGCACTTGGTGGAATGTCCCCTAGAAGAGGAAATAGACTCCAGTAATCGAAAGAAGTTGGATCAAGAGTGGATATCCAGTTCAAAG ATAAATGCTCTCATGCATGCTTTGATAGAACTACGGAGGGATAATCCAACTGCTAAATGTCTGGTTGTTTCTCAGTTCACAACTTTCCTATCACTGATGGAAAATCCCTTGAA agaatCGGGGTTTGCCTTTACTCGTTTGGATGGGTCAAtggcacagaagaaaagagtAGAAGCAATTCGGTGTTTCCAAAGCAGCCAAGCAGGATCCCCAACTGTAATGCTTTTGTCTCTGAAAGCAGGTGGAGTTGGATTAAATCTGACAGCAGCTTCCCGAGTGTTTTTAATGGATCCT
- the HLTF gene encoding helicase-like transcription factor isoform X2 — protein MLLPPGEGRSRSGLFLAPRVFIGQRLRRPWQGLASPVRAAERGFAAGKRSLRLAGRGGPAAAMSRRLLKDYARGGSQYNICRGERKYSLSSSSDFYSSLGLEDFLSVGDTYGTEEDTDMAILYGTLRGSVVGLRYYTGIVNNNEMVALQREPNNPYDKNAVKVNNVNGDQVGHIKKELAAALAGIMDNKLAVVEGVVPYGAKNAFTMPVQMSFWGREENKEIVLDQLKRHGFKLALPLKGSECGFGSKWISGRAGPSYNAPVHAAVQLTTNQLKSEFDKLFEDLKEDDKTCEMEGAEAVGTPLLPHQKQALAWMVSRENSNDLPPFWEERSNFYYNILTNFAEKQRPENVLGGILADDMGLGKTLTTIALILTNFQDGKPLPVEKITSDKFYEVSGTNTMNNVGRRLCKDSSNVMEPGVSKVKKLETTLLEYSSCLPKRDKAKKRRYSGSSDLGESEEWLLQQTETTSCVIQEDTGLLPSSTCLKRQTKRKGIASFQSVKKKYSDDGPRATLIVCPLSVLSSWIDEFEQHIHQDFHVNIYVHYGSDRSKDPSVLSEQDIVLTTYNTLATDYGIRGDSPLHKVKWLRIVLDEGHTIRNPNAQQTKAALNLEAHRRWVLTGTPIQNSVKDLWSLISFLKLKPFTDREWWHRTIQRPVTMGAPGGLGRLQSLIRTITLRRTKTSKVNGKPILELPERRVLIQYVTLTEEERQIYQSVKKEGKAAISGFFSEGTVLTHYADILGVLLRLRQLCCHPRLCINTSSSFSADNKIPEELHETLVRKMKLVLSSGSDEECAVCLESLTLPVITHCAHVFCKPCIFEVIRREQPNAKCPFCRNELRVEHLVECPLEEEIDSSNRKKLDQEWISSSKINALMHALIELRRDNPTAKCLVVSQFTTFLSLMENPLKESGFAFTRLDGSMAQKKRVEAIRCFQSSQAGSPTVMLLSLKAGGVGLNLTAASRVFLMDPAWNPAAEDQCFDRCHRLGQKHNVVITKFIVKNSVEENMLKIQNKKRELAAGAFATKKPSATEVKQTKINEIKALIDL, from the exons atgctgctgccgcCCGGGGAGGGGCGAAGCAGAAGCGGTCTCTTCCTGGCGCCCCGCGTCTTCATTGGCCAGCGCCTACGGCGTCCCTGGCAGGGATTGGCATCGCCGGTGCGGGCTGCGGAGCGCGGGTTCGCGGCCGGGAAGCGCTCGCTGCGCCTTGCGGGCCGCGGGGGCCCAGCTGCCGCCATGTCGCGGAGGCTGCTCAA AGATTATGCAAGAGGAGGCTCTCAGTATAACATctgcagaggagagagaaaatattccctttcttcctcttcgGACTTTTACTCCAGTCTTGGATTGGAAGACTTCCTCTCTGTAGGTGACACTTACGGAACAGAGGAGGACACAGACATGGCTATCCTTTATGGAACTTTGCGAGGAAGTGTTGTTGGGTTACGATACTACACGGGGATT GTTAATAACAATGAAATGGTTGCACTTCAGAGGGAGCCCAATAATCCTTATGataaaaatgcagtgaaagtAAATAATGTGAACGGAGACCAAGTAGGCCATATAAAAAAAGAACTAGCGGCAGCATTGGCAGGCATTATGGACAACAAACTAGCAGTAGTTGAAGG GGTTGTCCCTTATGGAGCAAAAAATGCCTTTACCATGCCTGTACAAATGAGCTtttggggaagagaagaaaacaaggaaatagTGCTAGATCAGCTGAAAAGGCACGGATTTAAATTGGCTCTCCCCCTGAAAG GTTCAGAATGTGGTTTTGGATCAAAGTGGATTTCTGGGAGAGCTGGTCCAAGTTACAATGCTCCGGTTCATGCTGCTGTGCAGTTGACGACTAACCAG CTTAAAAGTGAATTTGACAAATTGTTTGAGGATCTGAAGGAAGATGATAAAACTTGTGAAATGGAAGGAGCAGAG GCTGTTGGCACGCCCTTGCTTCCCCACCAGAAGCAGGCTTTAGCCTGGATGGTTTCACGTGAGAACAGTAATGATTTGCCACCGTTTTGGGAAGAGAGAAGTAACTTCTATTACAATATACTTacaaattttgcagaaaagcagcgACCTGAAAATGTTCTTGGAGGAATACTGGCTGATGATATGGGACTG GGGAAAACGCTCACTACTATTGCATTGATTCTCACAAATTTTCAAGATGGCAAGCCTCTTCCTGTTGAAAAGATCACAAGTGATAAGTTTTATGAG GTATCTGGTACTAACACCATGAACAACGTTGGACGCAGACTATGTAAAG ACTCTAGCAATGTGATGGAGCCTGGAGTTTCTAAAGTAAAGAAGCTTGAAACTACTCTGTTGGAATACTCAAGTTGTCTTCCAAAAAG AGATAAAGCCAAGAAACGCAGATATTCAGGAAGCAGTGACTTGGGAGAGTCCGAAGAATGGCTACTGCAACAAACAGAAA CAACTTCCTGTGTTATCCAAGAAGACACAGGCCTTCTACCTTCATCTACTtgtttaaaaagacaaacaaagagaaaag gTATCGCTAGCTTTCAGTCAGTTAAGAAGAAATACTCTGATGATGGCCCCAGAGCAACACTGATCGTATGCCCGCTGTCTGTTTTAAGCAGTTGGATT GACGAATTTGAACAACATATCCATCAAGattttcatgtaaatatttatgttcATTATGGTTCTGACCGTAGCAAAGACCCATCAGTTCTTTCAGAACAAGACATTGTACTGACAACATATAACACCTTAGCTACTGATTATGGA ATCAGAGGTGACAGCCCTTTACACAAAGTCAAGTGGCTGAGAATTGTGTTGGATGAGGGGCACACTATACGAAATCCAAATGCTCAGCAGACTAAAGCTGCCTTAAATCTGGAGGCACACAGAAGATGGGTACTTACAG gCACTCCTATCCAGAATTCTGTAAAGGATTTGTGGTCTCTTATTTCCTTCTTAAAACTGAAACCTTTCACTGATCGAGAGTGGTGGCACAGAACAATTCAACGTCCAGTCACAATGGGAGCTCCAGGAGGACTTGG gCGTTTGCAGTCTCTGATTAGGACTATTACCCTTAGAAGAACTAAAACAAGTAAAGTTAATGGAAAACCCATTTTGGAGTTACCGGAACGTAGAGTACTTATTCAATATGTTACGCTGACTGAGGAAGAGAGACAAATTTATCAGTCTGTGAAGAAGGAAGGCAAAGCTGCTATTAGCGG atttttcagtgaaGGGACTGTACTAACTCACTATGCTGACATCCTTGGTGTCCTGCTCAGATTGAGGCAGCTTTGTTGTCATCCTCGTCTTTGTATAAATACATCTTCTAGTTTTTCAGCTG ATAATAAAATTCCTGAAGAACTGCATGAGACGTTAGTGAGGAAAATGAAGTTGGTTCTGAGCTCTGGTTCAGATGAAGAATGTGCAGTTTGCTTGGAATCGCTGACTCTTCCTGTGATAACACACTGTGCGCATGTGTTCTGTAAACCATGTATTTTTGAAGTCATCAGAAGAGAACAG CCAAATGCCAAATGCCCGTTCTGTAGGAATGAGCTTCGAGTGGAGCACTTGGTGGAATGTCCCCTAGAAGAGGAAATAGACTCCAGTAATCGAAAGAAGTTGGATCAAGAGTGGATATCCAGTTCAAAG ATAAATGCTCTCATGCATGCTTTGATAGAACTACGGAGGGATAATCCAACTGCTAAATGTCTGGTTGTTTCTCAGTTCACAACTTTCCTATCACTGATGGAAAATCCCTTGAA agaatCGGGGTTTGCCTTTACTCGTTTGGATGGGTCAAtggcacagaagaaaagagtAGAAGCAATTCGGTGTTTCCAAAGCAGCCAAGCAGGATCCCCAACTGTAATGCTTTTGTCTCTGAAAGCAGGTGGAGTTGGATTAAATCTGACAGCAGCTTCCCGAGTGTTTTTAATGGATCCT